The Benincasa hispida cultivar B227 chromosome 9, ASM972705v1, whole genome shotgun sequence genome has a segment encoding these proteins:
- the LOC120086029 gene encoding homocysteine S-methyltransferase 2 isoform X1 gives MADTTSDPLSSAFMTEFLRKAGGTAIIDGGLATELEQHGADLNDPLWSAKCLLTSPHLIHRVHMDYLEAGADIIITASYQATIQGFESKGLSRDESESLLRKSVEIACSARDNYYDRCKSSTPDETPDGKIFKKRQILIAASVGSYGAYLADGSEYSGIYGDNITLEALKEFHRRRVKVLAESGADLIALETIPNKLEAKAYAELLEEENISIPAWFAFNSKDGIHVVSGDSYYECVSIAESCRNTVAIGINCTPPRFIHGLISSIKKVTTKPIVIYPNSGESYDADRKEWVQNTGVSDDDFVSYVNEWCEAGASLVGGCCRTTPNTIRAIYRTLSKR, from the exons ATGGCGGATACTACTTCCGACCCATTATCATCGGCGTTCATGACAGAATTTCTTAGAAAAGCCGGTGGCACCGCCATTATTGATGGTGGTTTGGCCACTGAGCTGGAACAACACGGCGCCGACCTTAATGATCCGCTTTGGAGTGCCAAATGTCTCCTCACTTCCCCTCACCTTATTCACAGA GTACACATGGATTACCTTGAAGCAGGGGCAGATATTATCATCACAGCATCTTATCAA GCCACAATCCAGGGATTTGAGTCCAAAGGACTTTCAAGAGATGAAAGTGAATCCTTGTTAAGAAAGAGTGTGGAGATCGCCTGTTCAGCACGGGATAATTATTATGACAGGTGTAAATCAAGTACTCCTGATGAGACTCCAGAtggtaaaattttcaaaaaacggCAGATACTTATAGCAGCTTCTGTGGGGAGCTATGGAGCATATTTGGCTGATGGGTCTGAGTACAG TGGTATTTATGGTGACAATATTACACTTGAGGCTCTGAAAGAATTCCATAGGAGAAGGGTAAAGGTGCTTGCAGAGTCGGGGGCTGACCTGATTGCATTGGAAACCATTCCCAATAAACTTGAAGCTAAG GCATATGCTGAACTCTTGGAGGAAGAAAATATAAGCATTCCTGCATGGTTTGCTTTCAACTCGAAAGATGGTATCCATGTGGTTAGTGGTGATTCTTATTATGAATGTGTTTCGATTGCTGAATCGTGCAGAAATACTGTGGCAATTGGAATCAACTGTACACCGCCTAGGTTTATTCATGGTCTAATATCTTCCATTAAGAAG GTCACTACAAAGCCTATAGTGATATATCCAAATAGCGGTGAAAGTTATGATGCGGATCGAAAGGAATGGGTG CAAAATACAGGGGTCTCTGATGATGATTTTGTATCTTATGTAAACGAATGGTGTGAGGCCGGGGCATCATTAGTTGGAGGTTGCTGTCGAACCACTCCAAATACAATCAGAGCTATTTACAGGACCCTCTCAAAGAGATAA
- the LOC120086029 gene encoding homocysteine S-methyltransferase 2 isoform X2: MDYLEAGADIIITASYQATIQGFESKGLSRDESESLLRKSVEIACSARDNYYDRCKSSTPDETPDGKIFKKRQILIAASVGSYGAYLADGSEYSGIYGDNITLEALKEFHRRRVKVLAESGADLIALETIPNKLEAKAYAELLEEENISIPAWFAFNSKDGIHVVSGDSYYECVSIAESCRNTVAIGINCTPPRFIHGLISSIKKVTTKPIVIYPNSGESYDADRKEWVQNTGVSDDDFVSYVNEWCEAGASLVGGCCRTTPNTIRAIYRTLSKR; this comes from the exons ATGGATTACCTTGAAGCAGGGGCAGATATTATCATCACAGCATCTTATCAA GCCACAATCCAGGGATTTGAGTCCAAAGGACTTTCAAGAGATGAAAGTGAATCCTTGTTAAGAAAGAGTGTGGAGATCGCCTGTTCAGCACGGGATAATTATTATGACAGGTGTAAATCAAGTACTCCTGATGAGACTCCAGAtggtaaaattttcaaaaaacggCAGATACTTATAGCAGCTTCTGTGGGGAGCTATGGAGCATATTTGGCTGATGGGTCTGAGTACAG TGGTATTTATGGTGACAATATTACACTTGAGGCTCTGAAAGAATTCCATAGGAGAAGGGTAAAGGTGCTTGCAGAGTCGGGGGCTGACCTGATTGCATTGGAAACCATTCCCAATAAACTTGAAGCTAAG GCATATGCTGAACTCTTGGAGGAAGAAAATATAAGCATTCCTGCATGGTTTGCTTTCAACTCGAAAGATGGTATCCATGTGGTTAGTGGTGATTCTTATTATGAATGTGTTTCGATTGCTGAATCGTGCAGAAATACTGTGGCAATTGGAATCAACTGTACACCGCCTAGGTTTATTCATGGTCTAATATCTTCCATTAAGAAG GTCACTACAAAGCCTATAGTGATATATCCAAATAGCGGTGAAAGTTATGATGCGGATCGAAAGGAATGGGTG CAAAATACAGGGGTCTCTGATGATGATTTTGTATCTTATGTAAACGAATGGTGTGAGGCCGGGGCATCATTAGTTGGAGGTTGCTGTCGAACCACTCCAAATACAATCAGAGCTATTTACAGGACCCTCTCAAAGAGATAA